One segment of Tamlana crocina DNA contains the following:
- a CDS encoding DUF1080 domain-containing protein: MKSILIKVVCVLLVFYFTLSCKKKSEGPSNKSEWKSIFNGKDLKGWTPKIMGHEYGNNYKNTFIVEDGLLKVSYKAYDSFNNAFGHLFYKTPYNNYKFKMDYRFTGEQVAGGKAWALRNSGIMIHCEDPKGMELNQNFPVSIEVQLLGGNGLDERSTGNLCTPGTHVFYKDSLVTEHIIKSSSKTYHGDQWVNVEIEVRNDSIIKHYINGEEVLAYNKPHIGGEAVNTGNKWKPKENQPLKGGYISLQSESHPIEFKNIELLELK, translated from the coding sequence ATGAAATCTATTTTAATCAAAGTTGTATGCGTTCTATTGGTATTTTATTTTACACTTTCGTGCAAGAAAAAATCAGAAGGCCCCAGTAACAAATCTGAATGGAAATCCATATTCAACGGCAAAGACTTAAAAGGATGGACGCCAAAAATAATGGGGCACGAATACGGTAATAATTACAAGAATACATTTATTGTTGAAGATGGCCTATTAAAAGTTTCCTACAAAGCTTACGATTCCTTCAACAACGCATTTGGGCATCTTTTCTACAAAACACCATATAACAACTACAAGTTTAAAATGGATTATCGCTTTACGGGAGAACAAGTTGCAGGAGGAAAAGCTTGGGCATTAAGAAATAGTGGTATTATGATTCATTGTGAAGACCCAAAAGGCATGGAACTCAACCAAAACTTCCCAGTTTCTATTGAGGTACAACTTTTAGGAGGCAATGGTCTAGATGAACGTTCCACCGGAAATTTATGTACCCCTGGTACGCACGTTTTTTACAAAGATTCTTTGGTTACAGAGCATATTATTAAATCGTCTTCAAAAACCTATCATGGCGACCAATGGGTAAATGTTGAAATTGAAGTGAGAAATGACTCTATTATTAAGCACTATATAAATGGAGAAGAAGTATTAGCATACAACAAACCCCATATTGGAGGAGAGGCCGTTAATACTGGAAACAAGTGGAAACCAAAAGAAAACCAACCTTTAAAAGGGGGCTATATTTCATTGCAAAGCGAAAGCCACCCTATAGAATTTAAGAATATTGAACTATTAGAGTTAAAGTAA
- a CDS encoding gluconate 2-dehydrogenase subunit 3 family protein — protein sequence MNRREALKNIGLTIGYSAVAPSALSILQSCTSDVEKWTPVFFTEEESIVIKHLVDLILPKTEATPGALDVNVPEFIDLYASKAYNDEDKAEYKKGIESIIEALHIPETGAKHLNTEDYTTLLDKYLRAPKAEEKQFKAEKSLVYEALLNLRNQTVWAYQTSENVGEKVLAYDPIPASQKGCISVEEATGGNAWSL from the coding sequence ATGAATCGTAGAGAAGCATTAAAAAATATTGGTTTAACCATTGGTTATTCTGCCGTTGCCCCAAGTGCCCTGAGTATTTTACAAAGCTGTACAAGTGACGTTGAAAAATGGACACCTGTATTCTTTACTGAAGAAGAAAGCATCGTTATAAAACACTTAGTGGATTTAATTCTACCTAAAACCGAAGCAACACCGGGCGCTTTAGACGTTAATGTCCCCGAGTTTATAGATTTATATGCCTCTAAAGCTTATAATGATGAAGATAAAGCAGAATACAAAAAGGGCATAGAAAGTATAATTGAGGCCCTACACATCCCTGAGACTGGAGCAAAACACCTAAACACCGAAGACTACACCACTTTATTGGATAAATACTTAAGAGCACCTAAAGCGGAAGAAAAACAATTTAAAGCAGAAAAAAGCTTAGTTTATGAAGCACTCTTAAATCTAAGAAACCAAACGGTTTGGGCTTACCAAACCAGTGAAAATGTTGGTGAAAAAGTATTGGCATACGACCCCATTCCTGCATCACAAAAGGGATGTATTTCAGTTGAAGAAGCTACTGGTGGAAACGCTTGGTCTTTGTAA
- a CDS encoding GMC family oxidoreductase, with product MTEETKATKYDAIVIGSGMTGGWAAKELCEGGLKTLVLERGRMVEHIKDYPTMNLDPWDMELRGDPTAEQKARQYKQARTSYVVKQDSRHWFVDDYDHPYNEKKRFDWIRGYHVGGRSITWGKQTYRLSDLDFEANKKDGYGVDWPIRYKDIEPWYSYVERYIGISGEALGLPQLPDSVFEPPMELNCVEQHLKEQMAQNHGRVLTIGRVAHITGNQPHEGRGKCQFRHRCRRGCPYGAYFSSVSSTIPAANRTGNLTLRPHSITYEIIYDESSKKATGVKVIDEKTKEKLEFEADVIFCCASAIASASILMQSKSDRFPNGLGNDSGELGHNIMDHHLGSGASGSIEGFEDKYYKGRRPNGIYIPRFRNLGDKESEQKSFLRGYGYQGGAGRYGISEHVAELGYGAEFKEELLKPGPWRMHLGGFGECLPYHDNKMTLDYNKLDQWGLPTITFDAEWKENELNMRKDIMEQAADMLKKAGFKDIRTYNRPSGPGIGIHEMGTARMGRDPKTSVLNKYNQIHSVQNVYVTDGACMTSAGCQNPSLTYMALTARAANHAVKQFKAKQP from the coding sequence ATGACAGAAGAAACTAAGGCTACCAAATACGACGCTATAGTTATAGGCTCGGGAATGACAGGAGGTTGGGCGGCTAAAGAACTATGTGAAGGCGGCTTAAAAACTTTGGTACTAGAGCGTGGGCGCATGGTTGAACACATAAAAGATTACCCCACTATGAATTTAGACCCATGGGATATGGAACTAAGAGGAGACCCCACAGCTGAACAAAAAGCCAGACAATACAAACAAGCACGAACAAGTTACGTTGTAAAACAAGATTCCAGACATTGGTTTGTTGATGATTACGACCATCCCTATAATGAGAAAAAGAGATTTGATTGGATTCGGGGCTACCATGTTGGGGGACGGTCCATAACATGGGGAAAGCAAACCTATAGACTAAGTGATTTGGATTTTGAAGCTAACAAAAAAGATGGTTATGGTGTAGATTGGCCCATTCGCTACAAAGATATTGAACCGTGGTACAGTTATGTAGAACGCTACATTGGCATTAGTGGAGAAGCTCTTGGTTTGCCCCAATTGCCCGATAGTGTTTTTGAACCACCCATGGAACTAAATTGCGTTGAGCAGCACCTAAAAGAACAAATGGCACAAAACCATGGGCGTGTTTTAACCATTGGAAGGGTAGCACATATTACAGGAAACCAGCCACATGAAGGTAGAGGTAAATGCCAATTCAGGCACAGATGTAGGCGCGGATGCCCTTATGGAGCTTATTTCAGTAGTGTTTCTTCAACTATACCTGCTGCCAACAGAACAGGTAATTTAACTTTGAGGCCGCACTCCATAACCTATGAAATTATTTATGACGAATCCTCTAAAAAAGCGACAGGAGTCAAGGTGATTGATGAAAAGACCAAAGAAAAACTTGAATTTGAAGCAGATGTTATTTTTTGTTGCGCCTCCGCCATAGCATCTGCTTCCATTTTAATGCAATCAAAATCTGATAGATTTCCCAATGGTTTAGGAAATGATTCTGGAGAATTAGGACACAATATCATGGATCACCATTTAGGTTCTGGTGCATCAGGTTCGATTGAAGGATTTGAAGACAAATACTATAAAGGAAGAAGGCCTAATGGCATTTACATTCCTCGATTTAGAAACCTAGGTGACAAGGAAAGTGAGCAAAAATCATTTCTTAGAGGTTACGGCTATCAAGGTGGTGCCGGCAGATATGGTATTTCTGAACATGTTGCCGAACTAGGTTATGGCGCAGAGTTTAAAGAAGAATTACTAAAACCCGGTCCGTGGCGAATGCACCTAGGTGGTTTTGGAGAATGCTTGCCTTATCATGATAATAAAATGACATTAGATTATAATAAACTAGATCAATGGGGATTGCCAACCATTACCTTTGACGCAGAATGGAAAGAGAACGAACTTAACATGCGAAAAGACATAATGGAACAAGCTGCAGATATGCTAAAGAAGGCAGGTTTTAAAGATATTCGCACCTATAACAGACCATCTGGCCCCGGTATAGGCATCCATGAAATGGGCACAGCAAGAATGGGAAGAGACCCGAAAACATCTGTACTTAACAAATACAACCAAATTCATAGCGTTCAAAATGTCTATGTTACCGATGGTGCCTGTATGACCTCGGCAGGTTGCCAAAACCCATCTTTAACCTATATGGCATTAACTGCACGAGCCGCAAATCATGCGGTTAAACAATTTAAAGCTAAACAACCATGA
- a CDS encoding AraC family transcriptional regulator, with protein sequence MKVNVHEIEPYEANGVVYHADTCLPLIDAYKRKKLKFKALARHTYPGERLDDNTLGLNSIGYWDANEPQDWGLDWHRNEGMEFHFLESGTMPYAQEGKEVLLTPNNLTITRPWEAHKVGNPNIGMGKFYWVIIDLGVRRPHQDWVWPDWITLTNNDLSQLTTILRHNEKSILKADQRVRDCFKRINVAVNTDENGSNASRIRLLINYLLILILDLLKTEDIVLNESLTDSSRSVQYFLKELDKNLSENWTIEEMAKSSGVGLTRFTYHCKQLTNLTPMRYLNIRRLEMAKNILKDSPNLTVGEVAYICGFTTSQYFSTVFKKHEKCSPKAFRERFRLNEKISAYPEV encoded by the coding sequence GTGAAAGTAAACGTACATGAAATTGAGCCCTATGAAGCAAATGGTGTGGTCTATCATGCTGATACTTGTTTGCCGTTAATTGATGCCTATAAAAGAAAAAAATTAAAATTTAAAGCATTGGCAAGACATACCTACCCTGGGGAACGGTTGGATGATAATACATTGGGTTTGAATAGTATTGGTTATTGGGATGCTAATGAACCACAGGATTGGGGTTTAGATTGGCACCGAAATGAGGGTATGGAATTTCATTTTCTAGAATCAGGCACCATGCCATATGCTCAGGAGGGTAAAGAGGTACTGTTAACTCCTAATAATTTAACCATCACACGTCCGTGGGAAGCACATAAAGTTGGGAACCCTAATATTGGAATGGGAAAATTTTATTGGGTGATTATTGATTTAGGAGTTCGAAGGCCGCATCAGGATTGGGTATGGCCAGATTGGATTACATTAACAAATAATGATTTATCGCAATTAACAACTATTTTAAGGCATAACGAGAAATCTATTTTGAAAGCAGATCAGAGAGTTCGCGATTGTTTTAAGCGCATAAATGTTGCGGTTAATACTGATGAAAATGGTAGTAATGCCTCTAGAATTAGGTTGTTAATAAACTATTTATTGATATTAATTTTAGATCTGTTAAAAACTGAGGATATTGTGCTTAATGAATCTTTAACTGATAGCTCTAGGAGTGTGCAATATTTTTTAAAAGAACTAGATAAGAACTTGTCTGAAAACTGGACCATTGAGGAGATGGCAAAGTCTTCAGGGGTTGGGCTAACTCGGTTTACTTACCATTGTAAGCAATTAACCAATTTAACGCCCATGCGATATTTAAATATTCGTCGTTTAGAAATGGCTAAAAACATTCTAAAAGATAGTCCTAATTTAACGGTTGGAGAAGTGGCTTATATTTGTGGTTTCACAACAAGTCAATACTTTTCTACGGTATTCAAAAAACACGAAAAATGCTCTCCGAAAGCTTTTAGGGAAAGGTTTCGTTTGAACGAAAAAATAAGCGCCTATCCCGAGGTTTAA
- a CDS encoding TIM barrel protein: protein MKRRDFIVKTTQTGVAVSVLGLHACKNSKENKIINKAEEPKESEELFFKISLAQWSYNRSLRGGAMDNLDFAAKSRSFGFEGIEYVNSFFKNKAQDMSYLKEMNSRANAEGQKNVLIMVDGEGALADVDTKKRLKAIENHYKWVEAAHFLGCHAIRVNLAGGIDEDEAAKAGIDSLTQLSDFAKGSNINVLVENHGGFSSNGAWMSRVFTQIKNKNCGTLPDFGNFCITKDAERNCLEAYDRYKGMQEVLPFAKAVSAKSYEFDAQGNETTIDYKRVMQMVKDSGYKGFVGVEFEGKTISEEAGIQATRDLLIKVGKQLT, encoded by the coding sequence ATGAAACGTCGCGATTTTATTGTTAAAACAACCCAAACAGGTGTAGCAGTTTCAGTACTTGGACTTCACGCATGCAAGAATTCAAAGGAAAATAAAATTATTAATAAAGCTGAAGAACCAAAGGAATCAGAAGAACTGTTTTTTAAGATTTCTTTAGCGCAATGGTCTTACAATAGATCACTCAGAGGTGGGGCTATGGATAACTTGGATTTTGCTGCAAAATCAAGAAGTTTTGGCTTTGAAGGTATAGAATACGTAAATAGTTTCTTTAAGAATAAGGCTCAAGATATGAGTTATTTAAAAGAAATGAATTCAAGAGCTAATGCCGAAGGTCAAAAAAATGTGCTCATTATGGTAGATGGAGAGGGAGCATTGGCAGATGTCGATACCAAAAAGCGTTTAAAAGCTATTGAAAATCACTATAAGTGGGTTGAAGCGGCTCATTTTTTAGGTTGTCACGCCATTAGAGTTAATTTGGCCGGAGGAATAGATGAAGATGAAGCTGCAAAAGCAGGAATTGATTCTCTAACGCAACTTTCAGATTTTGCAAAAGGGTCAAATATTAATGTTTTGGTAGAGAATCATGGTGGCTTTTCTTCCAATGGCGCTTGGATGTCAAGAGTGTTTACTCAAATAAAAAATAAAAACTGTGGTACATTACCAGACTTTGGAAATTTTTGCATTACAAAAGATGCAGAAAGGAATTGTTTGGAAGCTTACGATAGGTATAAAGGGATGCAAGAAGTATTGCCTTTTGCAAAAGCAGTTAGTGCCAAATCATATGAGTTTGATGCTCAGGGGAATGAAACCACAATAGATTATAAACGTGTCATGCAAATGGTGAAGGATTCTGGTTATAAAGGATTTGTAGGAGTTGAGTTTGAAGGTAAAACGATTTCGGAAGAAGCAGGAATACAAGCCACTCGTGATTTACTCATTAAAGTTGGTAAACAGCTTACTTAA
- a CDS encoding MFS transporter, whose protein sequence is MENINKNRLFLGSCLALITTAMTFAIRARLETVFGPEGVGLTMEQIGYAFAPAFFGFTIAMIIGGPLVDLLGIKKITWMAFITHAIGIVLTLMADSMTSLFIATLFIGIGNGFVEAALNPMVASMYPDQKTKMLNRFHVWFPGGIVIGALIGWLVMDVLGLSWQIMVGTLFIPLVIYGLLFWGQKIPVTERVQMGVSNKKMFSSVLKPLFLFMVACMFLTAASELGTTQRIESLLKESVTAPLLVLAFINGIMAMGRLFAGQVVHKLSPSGMLLYSAVFTFIGLWLLTVTTGGMTFVAAAVFAIGVTFFWPTMLGFIAEYLPETGALGLSVMGGAGMFSVSLVLPIMGNLMDNVSASEALRTMSILPGILIVAFLGLHIYMKKSKQILES, encoded by the coding sequence ATGGAGAATATTAATAAAAACAGGTTGTTTTTGGGAAGTTGTCTCGCTCTAATTACAACAGCCATGACTTTTGCTATACGTGCTCGTTTAGAAACTGTCTTTGGTCCCGAGGGTGTGGGGTTAACCATGGAGCAAATAGGTTATGCCTTTGCACCCGCCTTTTTTGGATTCACAATTGCTATGATTATTGGTGGGCCACTAGTTGACTTACTGGGGATAAAAAAAATAACGTGGATGGCATTTATTACGCACGCTATTGGTATTGTTTTAACGCTTATGGCAGACTCGATGACCTCGCTATTTATTGCCACATTGTTTATAGGAATTGGTAATGGCTTTGTTGAGGCAGCGCTCAATCCTATGGTAGCTTCCATGTATCCAGACCAAAAAACTAAAATGTTAAATAGATTTCATGTATGGTTTCCAGGAGGTATCGTAATTGGAGCATTAATAGGTTGGTTAGTTATGGATGTTTTAGGCTTAAGTTGGCAAATTATGGTAGGGACTCTGTTTATTCCATTAGTGATTTATGGATTATTATTTTGGGGGCAAAAAATACCGGTTACCGAGCGTGTTCAAATGGGAGTGAGCAATAAAAAAATGTTTTCTAGTGTTTTAAAACCTCTGTTTTTGTTCATGGTAGCCTGTATGTTTTTAACAGCAGCTTCTGAATTAGGCACTACCCAAAGAATAGAATCCTTGTTAAAAGAATCGGTAACTGCACCATTGTTAGTTTTGGCATTTATTAACGGTATTATGGCTATGGGAAGGCTGTTTGCAGGACAAGTGGTACATAAATTGAGTCCGTCAGGAATGTTATTGTACTCTGCCGTTTTCACGTTTATTGGGTTGTGGTTACTAACGGTGACAACTGGTGGGATGACCTTTGTTGCGGCAGCCGTTTTTGCTATCGGGGTAACGTTTTTTTGGCCAACTATGTTGGGTTTTATTGCCGAGTATTTACCAGAAACAGGAGCTTTAGGGTTATCAGTAATGGGAGGAGCTGGTATGTTTTCTGTTTCCTTAGTGTTGCCAATTATGGGTAATCTAATGGATAATGTTAGTGCCTCTGAAGCATTGCGAACTATGTCTATTTTACCTGGTATTTTGATAGTTGCATTTTTAGGTTTACACATTTATATGAAAAAAAGTAAACAAATATTAGAATCTTAA
- a CDS encoding Gfo/Idh/MocA family oxidoreductase, with protein MSKKLKMGMVGGGIGSFIGDVHRKAAGIDGMIELVCGAFSSTVEKSIASGKALGLDENRCYGTFEEMIQKEKELPEAIRMDFVAIVTPNHMHFPPAKLALENGFHVVCDKPVTLTLDEAEVLKTVIEKSGKLFALTHNYTGNSMVKQAKAMITKGELGTIRKIQAQYLQGWLSTSLEKTEQKQAAWRVDPKRSGIGGALGDIGTHVENLIEYITGLKIIEIAADLGRFGEGRVLDDDGNMLIRMENGAKGTISISQIALGEENNLGIKVYGTKGSVEWYQENPNELITRWLEEPKKVYTPNGNGLHDEALEVCRIPAGHPEGYLEAFATIYKSFAIHLTAIKEGKTIEKPDYPTIKDGVRGMKFIYAAVESDKNNAAWAKLS; from the coding sequence ATGAGTAAAAAATTAAAAATGGGAATGGTTGGTGGTGGCATAGGCTCTTTTATTGGAGATGTGCATCGAAAAGCTGCAGGTATTGATGGTATGATAGAGCTTGTTTGTGGAGCGTTTAGTAGTACCGTAGAAAAATCAATAGCATCAGGGAAAGCTCTTGGATTGGATGAAAACCGATGTTATGGTACTTTTGAAGAAATGATTCAAAAGGAAAAAGAACTTCCTGAAGCTATCCGAATGGATTTTGTAGCCATTGTAACACCAAATCACATGCATTTTCCTCCTGCTAAACTAGCTTTGGAAAATGGCTTTCATGTAGTATGTGATAAACCTGTAACCCTAACTTTGGACGAAGCTGAAGTTCTAAAAACAGTGATTGAAAAAAGTGGAAAGCTATTTGCCTTGACTCACAATTACACAGGGAATTCTATGGTAAAACAAGCTAAAGCTATGATAACTAAAGGCGAATTGGGAACTATAAGAAAGATACAAGCACAATATCTACAAGGCTGGTTATCGACTTCTTTGGAGAAGACAGAGCAAAAGCAAGCGGCTTGGAGGGTAGACCCAAAACGTTCTGGCATTGGTGGCGCTTTAGGAGATATTGGCACACACGTTGAAAACTTAATAGAGTACATTACAGGGTTGAAGATTATAGAAATTGCAGCTGATTTGGGAAGATTTGGAGAAGGGCGTGTTTTAGATGATGATGGTAATATGTTGATACGGATGGAGAACGGTGCAAAAGGCACAATTTCTATCTCACAAATTGCATTGGGTGAAGAAAATAATTTGGGCATCAAAGTTTATGGAACAAAAGGAAGTGTGGAATGGTACCAAGAAAACCCAAATGAACTGATAACACGATGGCTAGAAGAACCTAAAAAGGTATATACGCCCAATGGCAACGGATTGCATGACGAGGCCTTGGAGGTTTGCAGAATTCCTGCCGGTCACCCTGAAGGTTACTTGGAGGCGTTTGCTACAATATACAAGAGTTTTGCCATACACCTTACCGCAATAAAAGAAGGAAAAACAATTGAAAAACCCGATTACCCTACCATTAAAGATGGTGTGCGTGGTATGAAATTTATTTATGCGGCGGTAGAAAGTGACAAAAACAATGCGGCATGGGCTAAACTCAGTTAA
- a CDS encoding sugar phosphate isomerase/epimerase, translating to MKTIKGPAVFLAQFAGNESPFNSLGGMCQWAADLGYKGIQIPTWEASLIDVEMAAESQTYCDELKGKVQSYGLEITELSTHLQGQLVAVHPAYDTLFDGFAPENVRGNPKARTEWAIDFVKKCGTASGRLGLKSHASFSGALLWQTVYPWPQRPAGLVDLGFQELANRWLPILNHFDEHGVDVCYELHPGEDLHDGVTFERFLDATNNHKRANILYDPSHFVLQQLDYLTFIDYYHERIKSFHVKDAEFNPSGKQGVYGGYADWKDRAGRFRSLGDGQVDFKGIFTKLTKYNCDVWAVMEWECCIKSSEQGAREGAPFIQKHIIEAATRSFDDFAGGDIDENYLKSVLGI from the coding sequence ATGAAAACAATAAAAGGTCCGGCAGTATTTTTGGCGCAATTTGCGGGTAATGAATCACCGTTTAATAGTTTAGGTGGCATGTGCCAATGGGCGGCCGATTTAGGTTACAAAGGCATTCAAATACCAACATGGGAAGCCAGTTTAATTGATGTTGAAATGGCTGCCGAAAGCCAAACCTATTGCGACGAATTAAAAGGAAAAGTGCAGTCTTACGGGTTGGAAATCACCGAACTCTCAACGCATTTGCAAGGGCAGTTGGTGGCGGTTCACCCAGCTTACGATACTTTGTTTGATGGTTTTGCACCAGAGAATGTGCGGGGTAATCCCAAAGCCCGAACCGAATGGGCGATAGATTTTGTTAAAAAATGTGGAACGGCCAGTGGACGGTTGGGTTTAAAATCGCACGCGAGTTTTTCGGGGGCGCTGCTATGGCAAACGGTGTATCCGTGGCCACAGCGCCCTGCAGGACTGGTGGATTTAGGGTTTCAAGAATTAGCGAACCGTTGGTTGCCTATTTTAAATCATTTTGATGAGCATGGGGTAGATGTGTGTTACGAATTGCATCCGGGTGAAGATTTGCACGACGGTGTCACTTTCGAGCGTTTCTTAGATGCTACGAACAACCATAAACGAGCTAATATTCTGTACGACCCTAGCCATTTTGTACTTCAACAGTTAGATTATTTAACCTTTATAGATTATTACCACGAGCGCATTAAATCCTTCCATGTTAAAGATGCGGAGTTTAATCCGTCGGGAAAACAAGGGGTTTACGGTGGTTATGCCGATTGGAAAGACCGAGCTGGCCGTTTTAGAAGTTTGGGCGACGGACAAGTAGATTTTAAAGGCATTTTTACAAAGTTAACCAAGTATAACTGCGATGTGTGGGCGGTTATGGAATGGGAGTGTTGTATAAAATCTTCGGAGCAGGGCGCCCGGGAAGGAGCACCGTTTATTCAAAAGCATATCATTGAAGCGGCTACACGTAGTTTTGATGATTTTGCCGGAGGCGACATTGATGAAAATTATTTGAAAAGTGTTTTGGGCATTTAA
- a CDS encoding DUF1080 domain-containing protein gives MVFSGCAFGQVKDSKRIKEPTNPKDTEVWQPKPKVATVDAETGIPSDAIVLFNGENFNEWVSTKDSSAVNWILNADRSMTVKDKAGDIQTKRNFGDIQLHIEWKSPKDIRGNGQHRGNSGVFLQNRYEVQILDNNNNDTYVNGQAGAIYKQAVPLVKASSKTGDWNVYDIVYHAPKFDESGNKTKSGTITVLHNGVLIQDHVEIKGTTEFIGWPKNEPHGKAPIRLQDHKDNSGVSYRNIWVRELN, from the coding sequence ATGGTGTTTTCGGGATGCGCTTTTGGTCAGGTTAAAGATTCGAAACGAATAAAAGAACCCACCAACCCCAAAGATACAGAAGTTTGGCAGCCTAAACCGAAAGTGGCAACCGTTGATGCGGAAACAGGAATACCATCGGATGCGATTGTACTTTTTAATGGTGAAAATTTTAATGAATGGGTATCAACTAAAGATTCCTCAGCAGTAAACTGGATATTGAATGCCGATAGAAGTATGACCGTAAAAGATAAAGCAGGCGACATACAAACCAAGCGAAATTTTGGCGATATACAATTGCATATAGAATGGAAGTCGCCAAAAGATATTCGTGGAAACGGTCAGCATCGTGGCAATAGCGGTGTGTTTCTTCAAAACAGGTACGAGGTTCAGATTTTAGATAACAACAACAACGATACCTATGTTAATGGTCAGGCTGGAGCTATTTATAAGCAAGCCGTTCCGTTGGTGAAAGCGTCATCAAAAACGGGAGATTGGAATGTTTACGATATTGTTTACCATGCACCAAAATTTGATGAGAGCGGAAACAAAACTAAATCTGGCACAATAACGGTGCTCCATAACGGGGTGCTTATTCAGGACCACGTAGAGATAAAAGGCACGACCGAATTCATAGGCTGGCCAAAAAACGAGCCTCATGGCAAAGCGCCAATTCGGCTTCAGGATCACAAAGATAATAGTGGTGTGAGCTACAGAAATATTTGGGTACGCGAATTAAATTAA
- a CDS encoding ThuA domain-containing protein: protein MIKRIVLVVLTICLNSKGYSATDKKDKIKVLIVDGQNNHSVWPKSTIMMKQYLEETGLFEVDIERTQYLTNSERFKDWLLLANAGEGTEGKPKTDTDFCPKFKNYDVVISNFGYKAASWPEKTQRAFEKFVRKGGGFVSVHAADNSFPNWKAYNDMIAIGGWGGRTEKHGPYLYIDKDNQPKRDYSEGKGGAHGKREDFVVTNYNQSHAITAGLPKKWMHANDECYAFLRGPAKNVTILSTAVTTLKKPELEQKEPVVMTIDYGKGRVFHTTLGHDEEAFECVGFITLLKRGTEWAATGKVTQTEVPDDFPSETKKSTRDFELKK, encoded by the coding sequence ATGATAAAGCGAATTGTTTTGGTGGTACTGACCATTTGTTTGAATTCAAAGGGTTATAGTGCAACTGATAAGAAAGACAAAATAAAAGTATTGATCGTTGATGGGCAGAACAACCATTCGGTTTGGCCAAAATCTACCATTATGATGAAACAATATTTAGAAGAGACAGGCTTGTTTGAGGTAGATATTGAGCGCACTCAGTATTTAACCAATAGCGAACGGTTTAAGGATTGGCTGCTATTGGCGAATGCAGGAGAAGGCACTGAGGGAAAACCAAAAACAGATACAGATTTTTGTCCGAAATTTAAAAATTACGATGTCGTTATTTCAAACTTTGGGTACAAGGCGGCTTCATGGCCTGAGAAAACTCAACGGGCTTTTGAAAAGTTTGTGCGTAAAGGCGGTGGTTTTGTGAGTGTTCACGCAGCGGATAATTCGTTTCCAAATTGGAAAGCCTACAACGACATGATAGCCATTGGTGGCTGGGGCGGGCGCACCGAGAAGCACGGGCCTTATTTGTATATCGATAAAGATAACCAACCTAAAAGAGATTATTCCGAAGGAAAAGGAGGGGCGCACGGTAAACGTGAAGATTTCGTGGTAACTAATTACAACCAATCGCATGCTATTACAGCAGGGTTGCCAAAAAAATGGATGCATGCCAACGACGAATGTTATGCCTTTTTACGTGGGCCGGCTAAAAATGTAACCATTTTATCAACAGCGGTAACCACGCTTAAAAAGCCAGAATTAGAACAGAAAGAACCTGTGGTAATGACCATAGATTATGGCAAAGGTAGGGTATTCCATACGACGTTGGGGCACGATGAAGAGGCTTTTGAGTGCGTAGGCTTTATCACTTTGCTGAAACGCGGTACAGAATGGGCGGCTACAGGTAAGGTAACCCAAACTGAGGTGCCCGATGATTTTCCATCAGAAACAAAAAAATCAACACGCGATTTTGAACTGAAAAAATAA